The nucleotide window TCCGCAAGCAGACAAGACTCAGTACGAAACGGTTCTCTCTTATATAGATGAGGGAAAGAAGTCAGGAAAACTTGTTCAAGGCGGGAAGGGAAGCTATGACAAGACAGGAGGCTTCTTCATTGAACCGACGATCTTCCTGGACACGGCTGAGAATGCCAAGATcatgaaggaggagatctTTGGGCCTGTTGTGAACATCAACGTCATTAAAACGGAAGAAGAGGCTATCCAGAAGGCGAACGATACAGAGTATGGCCTTTATGCTGCGGTATACACCAAGAATATTGATCGAGCGATGAGGGTTACTCAACAGCTCAACTCGGGCTACGTCGGTATCAACTGCACCAGTCCCACGACTGCCAGGGATCTTCCTTTTGGAGGATATAAGTCTTCTGggcaaggtcgagaaggttACCTTTATAGTATGGATAACTTCTTGGAGGTCAAGAGTGTTATGATGAAGGTGGACGCGGGCGGACCCAAATTATAACTTGGGCAATGGTGGTAATCGGTTCAATATATTCTTTGGCTACCATCTAACTCGGAGACGAAACTTTATAACGATAAATTCCATTTCTATTTCTGCAGCTGAGTCCTTGATACTCTAGGCAGAACTGCTGCTGAGTGAGGGCTGATTCCCCAACCTTGAGCTGAGGTTGGCCTCCATCAACGCTGATGGCGACTCAACTAACCCCAAAGACTCCTTCGAACAGGCCTCACTTCCTAACGGCAACATGTGTACTATAAGCACATATTAGTAGGCAGTTCAGAAACTCAATAATTCTTCAGATATTTCTTACTGTAGTCACGCACTGGTCACCATCATTGACAGGGGGATGTTGTTGTACGTCGTGAGCTGCAGTGCCAAAGGGACATCCCACGTCGCCGTAGCCGTTGGGGCAATCGAGTAAACCTTCATTATAGTGCGCATCAGTCTGAAATTTGTATACCCTCGCCCTTGAGCCACACCCTCCTGCGTGAAAGGAAGTGGCGAGGAGGACAATGGGAAGAAAGGTGTAATAAGTGAACTTCATTTTAAGGTGAGGGCAGAGTGAAATGAATCCTTGACAAGATATACtataaagagagaagagagatctTTTAAATACCTTGATTTAAACCTCTCACTAGTTGGCTCTATGGATAATTGAGTTTTCATCAGCGTTACAGCTAAGCAGATATAGTCTGTAACCCTTGTGTAAAACTCCTTCCACTCCTTCCAAAGCTCCTTATCGCGGAATTTATAACTCGGTCTGGTTCGGCGATCAGGGCGCACCTTGCTTCGTTCCTTGGGATCAAAGACTCCTGATTTTCTGAACTCGTCGCACTGGCTTGAGTTGACAAACATGGTGACTAGCTTTGTGACATTCGAGTTTGGCAAGAACATGGCTATCATAGCAAATGCTTGAACAATGTCTTGGACGATGAAGCTGTGTGGCCAGGGATATCGCGGATCTTGGACGTAGTCGTCGTAATCGCCGCGAAGGTCAAGCAATAGAGAATCTCGGCTATGAAAAAGATCCAATCTGTCGAACCGACGTGAGGGGTCTTGAGCATAGCGCGGAGTATTTCTTGGAGAAGGTTGTATTTGGCGTTGTACCCTGGCTCGAGATCTCCAGCTTGGAAAGACTCCTTGAAGCCTAGGTCCGTTAGTCTCGGTCAAGTTGAAGCGGTGAAATACTTACCAAAGCCCTGTCTCgctccatcatctccataGGATCAGACTCCTCAAGTCGTCGATCATACGACAACGTCTTATATGCATTGAGCAACGTTGTCGGGCTTCAGCTCCTGAGaagttaataagataagataaatcactgataagataagaaaatatCGCTGACTAACACGTCTTTCGGCACTTGATCCACGACGCGTGTCGTCATGCGGGGTATTTTTCCTCTTGACACGCGAATTCGAAATTGACGCGTTTGAATACCCTGGACGAGACCTGATAGAAGATGTAATTGTGACTAATTCATCCTACTTGTAACTTGCAATGTCAATATCAGGCTTATTAACTGGGATAGGAATTTGAATTTTacttttactaataatttatatttaaaatgTTTCTTTTTAAGCTTCCGCCGACTTTTTATCTATTCTATCACATTTCCAATTTTTTCTCCTTGATTCAAAGGTAAAGCCTGTGAGATCTCAGCGAGATTTACTAAATGTCAAATACTCTCAAATATGTATGTACCAGACGATTTAGGTATTTCGTATTAATACAGCTAGTCGAAGCTACTCCCTCTCATTGCGTTATAGTTATACCCTTTAGTATACACCAGGCAAGATCCTGTATCTAACCTTGTTCTTATACTCATCCCAATCCTTGCCATACTTCTCAATGCAAGCAGcatcatctcttctctcccgATGAATAAGCAGGAACCCGAACCAAGCTGAGTAAAAGTACGTAAACAACATACCCCAAGGCGCAGCGCCATCCGGAGTCACCAAGCGACCATCCAGCATCTTGACAACCTCGTTTCCTGCCACGGCACTACCAGCTGGCAGAATAACGTAACCAGCGAACTTGGTCGGCAGCGAAAAAGGAAGAGACTGAAGCCAGTCGCCAAAGTAGTTGATGTGACGGGCCATTCCCCACCATCCGCCGGTCAAAAGCTTGGTTCCGCGCTTGGTCTGGATGAAGGTCATGTTTGCGAAAGCAGGGTGATTGGGGTCCTTGCGGAAGAGAGCCTTCTGGTTGTTGGAGGATCGGAAGATGTACAGCCCGATGGCAAAGACAGTGGCGATAGCGGAAACACCGACAGGTCCCAGATGAACGGGATAGACAGAGAGGTAGCGGCACTGAGTCGAGTAAAGGAAAGGGACCCAGACCATGTTACCCCAGGTGAGCATGAATCCAAGACCATCTTGGGTGATGTCCATCATACCCAGGAGTCCAAGCTCTGAGTACTGACCCTCAAGCACGTAGTAAGCTTGCACCGTAGCGATGACCAAGATACTATCAGAAACATAGCCGTAGTTGCGATACTGCTGCGCAATAAACGCACAGTTGAACAAGATCCAGCCTGTAAGAGCAGTGCGCATCTCCAACCAAGACTTGATGTCAATCTCACCGAAAATGGGAAGCGTGACGCGAGGGTTGAGCTCACGGCCGATAAAGAAGTCGTAGATGATGCGACCAGTGTGTCCACCTCTTGCCAACTCGCGCAGCTCGGGATTGCCCTTCTTGACGGAGAAACTGCCGATGTAGACGTAAAGTGAGACGATGAAAGTTAGGACGGTGCTTGTGGTGAGAAGTTGGAGGTAGTTGGTGGTCATGAAGGTCCAGACAGGAAATTCGGCGCCGTAGATGTAAGTCCCAACAGCGCAGGCGACCAATTGCACAACGCTTGAAGAAAAGGCTGCAATTCTGTCAGTTTCACTACCCAAGCGGTGAGATCAAAGGGAACACGTACAATTAAAGCGATACCTCAGAGCCTTGCCCGACTCCCTCAACTTCGTCCCATAAACCTCCTGCGCCGGCAAAACACGATAAAGCAACAGACTCAGAAAATAATAAGCAAGAAGCCACCCCGTGACCTCCCAGCTCATGAATCCCCAGATGCCCTCTTTCGGCCAGGGCGTTTGCTCCTTGAACTTTTGCCACGTCAATGTTTTAGGTTCAAGAAGCGCCGGCGCGGGACATCCTGAAACATCGTTGCAGC belongs to Fusarium oxysporum Fo47 chromosome V, complete sequence and includes:
- a CDS encoding ergosterol biosynthesis ERG4/ERG24; protein product: MKAPKTPEYEFGGPIGATGIVFGLPILMQLLYLGCNDVSGCPAPALLEPKTLTWQKFKEQTPWPKEGIWGFMSWEVTGWLLAYYFLSLLLYRVLPAQEVYGTKLRESGKALRYRFNSFSSSVVQLVACAVGTYIYGAEFPVWTFMTTNYLQLLTTSTVLTFIVSLYVYIGSFSVKKGNPELRELARGGHTGRIIYDFFIGRELNPRVTLPIFGEIDIKSWLEMRTALTGWILFNCAFIAQQYRNYGYVSDSILVIATVQAYYVLEGQYSELGLLGMMDITQDGLGFMLTWGNMVWVPFLYSTQCRYLSVYPVHLGPVGVSAIATVFAIGLYIFRSSNNQKALFRKDPNHPAFANMTFIQTKRGTKLLTGGWWGMARHINYFGDWLQSLPFSLPTKFAGYVILPAGSAVAGNEVVKMLDGRLVTPDGAAPWGMLFTYFYSAWFGFLLIHRERRDDAACIEKYGKDWDEYKNKVRYRILPGVY
- a CDS encoding uncharacterized protein (expressed protein), encoding MEMMERDRALASRSLSKLEISSQGTTPNTTFSKKYSALCSRPLTRDSLLLDLRGDYDDYVQDPRYPWPHSFIVQDIVQAFAMIAMFLPNSNVTKLVTMFVNSSQCDEFRKSGVFDPKERSKVRPDRRTRPSYKFRDKELWKEWKEFYTRVTDYICLAVTLMKTQLSIEPTSERFKSSISCQGFISLCPHLKMKFTYYTFLPIVLLATSFHAGGCGSRARVYKFQTDAHYNEGLLDCPNGYGDVGCPFGTAAHDVQQHPPVNDGDHTHVAVRK